A genomic window from Diospyros lotus cultivar Yz01 chromosome 2, ASM1463336v1, whole genome shotgun sequence includes:
- the LOC127793912 gene encoding AT-rich interactive domain-containing protein 4-like isoform X1, whose product MMFHVQGPLKHTCSLLAVLCGRTSGDRQKQNADDGLGYPFPEIASSGRLEVQTLTNPSVEEFHKILNSFKPNFVYLQGEHLPNDEVGSLVWAGVDLSTAESIDGLFGTTLPTTVYLELPDGEKLAESLHSKGIPYVIYWKNKFSRYAACHFRHALFSVVQSSPSHTWDAFQLAYSSFRLYCVRSNFMLPATGQKSNDKLGPCLLGEPPKISVIQPEMATGDDESSQDDLPAIKIYDDDVSVKFLLCGVASTLDAGLLGSIEDGLNALLSIEIRGSKLHNRVSAVPPPLQAGTISRGVVTMRCDISTCSSAHISLLVSGSAETCFDDQLLENHIKGEVIEKNQLVHAVPICEGIKKRLSEPRTSTSIACGATVFEVCMRVPTWASQVLRQLAPDVSYHSLVALGIAGFQGLAVASFQKDDADRLLFICSKQGKDSSLSNSYSGISASWLRSPAPSRKRSAICLQASSGSHNDLVSGTQKAARREDEDMDNGLKHRSNMHLGPVRQKLKVAAMRPIPHIRHRKMLPFSATAEADWHDRGQIKANSLPAPSLKHNLMGSTPVSHRKSNSNSFQAKQMISLNPLPLKKHDCDRSPIHVCSEEEFLKDVMQFLILRGHTRLVPQGGLAEFPDAILNAKRLDLFNLYREVVSRGGFHVGNGINWKGQVFSKMRNHTVTNRMTGVGNTLKRHYETYLLEYELAHDDVDGECCLLCHSSAAGDWVNCGICGEWAHFGCDRRPGLGAFKDYAKTDGLEYICPQCSISNFKKKLQKTTNGYP is encoded by the exons ATGATGTTTCATGTTCAAGGACCTTTAAAACACACTTGTAGCCTCCTTGCAGTCTTATGTGGTAGAACTTCAGGGGACAGGCAAAAGCAAAATGCAGATGATGGTCTAGGATATCCCTTCCCAGAGATTGCTTCTTCCGGGCGTTTAGAG GTTCAAACTCTGACCAATCCGAGTGTAGAAGAGTTCCATAAAAttcttaattcattcaagccaaATTTTGTGTACTTGCAAGGAGAACACCTTCCAAACGATGAAGTTGGATCTCTGGTGTGGGCAGGTGTTGACTTGTCCACTGCTGAATCTATAGATGGGCTCTTTGGCACCACATTGCCAACCACT GTTTATTTGGAGCTGCCTGATGGTGAAAAGTTAGCAGAGTCTCTTCATTCTAAG GGGATTCCTTATGTGATATATTGGAAGAATAAATTTTCTCGTTATGCTGCTTGCCATTTTAGGCATGCATTATTTTCAGTTGTACAAAG TTCACCTAGCCATACATGGGATGCTTTCCAGCTTGCTTATTCTTCCTTTAGACTTTACTGTGTAAGAAGCAACTTTATGCTTCCAGCTACTGGCCAGAAAAGTAATGATAAGCTGGGTCCATGCCTTCTTGGGGAACCTCCAAAAATCAGTGTTATTCAACCTGAGATGGCTACTGGGGATGATGAAAGCTCTCAGGATGATTTGCCTGCTATAAAgatatatgatgatgatgttagTGTGAAGTTTCTACTTTGTGGAGTGGCATCCACTTTG GATGCTGGCCTATTAGGATCTATTGAAGATGGCCTCAATGCTCTTTTGAGTATTGAA ATTCGAGGAAGTAAACTTCATAACCGGGTTAG TGCTGTACCTCCACCTCTTCAAGCAGGTACAATTTCCCGGGGTGTTGTGACCATGCGGTGTGATATATCAACGTGTAGTTCTGCCCACATCTCACTTCTGGTCTCGGGCAGTGCAGAAACTTGCTTTGATGATCAG CTCTTAGAGAATCACATAAAGGGCGAAGTGATTGAAAAGAACCAGCTAGTCCATGCAGTGCCAATCTGTGAGGGAATTAAGAAACGTTTGTCAGAACCTCGTACATCTACTTCAATAGCTTGTGGGGCAACAGTATTTGAAGTTTGCATGAGGGTCCCTACATGGGCTTCACAG GTCTTGAGGCAGCTAGCACCAGATGTTTCGTATCATAGTTTAGTTGCACTTGGAATTGCTGGCTTTCAGGGATTAGCTGTTGCTTCATTTCAGAAAGATGATGCAGATAGACTTCTTTTCATCTGCAGTAAGCAGGGGAAAGATTCAAGTCTAAGCAACTCCTATTCTGGTATCTCTGCTAGTTGGCTGAGATCACCTGCTCCTAGTAGAAAGAGGTCTGCGATATGCCTGCAAGCAAGTTCAGGCTCTCATAATGATTTGGTTTCTGGAACCCAAAAAGCTGCCAGAAGGGAAGATGAGGATATGGATAATGGATTGAAACACAGAAGTAACATGCACCTCGGACCTGTTAGACAAAAGCTGAAAGTTGCGGCAATGAGGCCTATTCCTCATATTCGTCACCGGAAAATGCTACCGTTTTCTGCAACAGCCGAGGCAGATTGGCATGATAGAGGCCAAATAAAGGCTAATTCCTTGCCCGCTCCTTCATTGAAGCACAATTTGATGGGATCAACTCCCGTCTCTCATCgcaaatcaaattcaaattcatttcaGGCTAAACAGATGATTTCATTGAATCCTCTGCCCCTGAAGAAACATGATTGTGACAGAAGCCCAATTCACGTCTGCTCTGAG gaGGAGTTTCTTAAAGATGTAATGCAGTTTTTAATTCTTCGAGGACATACCCGTCTTGTTCCTCAGGGTGGGCTGGCAGAGTTCCCTGATGCTATCCTTAATGCAAAACGCCTGGATCTCTTCAACTTGTATAGGGAG GTTGTCTCAAGAGGTGGCTTTCACGTCGGCAATGGAATCAATTGGAAAGGACAGGTCTTCTCAAAGATGCGAAATCACACAGTGACAAATAGAATGACT GGTGTTGGGAACACACTAAAAAGACATTATGAAACTTACCTTCTGGAGTACGAGTTGGCTCACGACGATGTAGATGGAGAGTGCTGCTTGTTATGTCACAG TAGTGCAGCAGGCGACTGGGTGAACTGCGGTATTTGTGGCGAGTGGGCACATTTTGGTTGTGACAGAAGGCCGGGCCTCGGTGCCTTTAAG GATTATGCCAAAACAGATGGATTGGAGTACATTTGTCCCCAGTGCAGCATCTCAAATTTTAAGAAGAAATTGCAGAAAACAACGAATGGATATCCATAA
- the LOC127793912 gene encoding AT-rich interactive domain-containing protein 4-like isoform X2 codes for MMFHVQGPLKHTCSLLAVLCGRTSGDRQKQNADDGLGYPFPEIASSGRLEVQTLTNPSVEEFHKILNSFKPNFVYLQGEHLPNDEVGSLVWAGVDLSTAESIDGLFGTTLPTTVYLELPDGEKLAESLHSKGIPYVIYWKNKFSRYAACHFRHALFSVVQSSPSHTWDAFQLAYSSFRLYCVRSNFMLPATGQKSNDKLGPCLLGEPPKISVIQPEMATGDDESSQDDLPAIKIYDDDVSVKFLLCGVASTLDAGLLGSIEDGLNALLSIEIRGSKLHNRVSAVPPPLQAGTISRGVVTMRCDISTCSSAHISLLVSGSAETCFDDQLLENHIKGEVIEKNQLVHAVPICEGIKKRLSEPRTSTSIACGATVFEVCMRVPTWASQGLAVASFQKDDADRLLFICSKQGKDSSLSNSYSGISASWLRSPAPSRKRSAICLQASSGSHNDLVSGTQKAARREDEDMDNGLKHRSNMHLGPVRQKLKVAAMRPIPHIRHRKMLPFSATAEADWHDRGQIKANSLPAPSLKHNLMGSTPVSHRKSNSNSFQAKQMISLNPLPLKKHDCDRSPIHVCSEEEFLKDVMQFLILRGHTRLVPQGGLAEFPDAILNAKRLDLFNLYREVVSRGGFHVGNGINWKGQVFSKMRNHTVTNRMTGVGNTLKRHYETYLLEYELAHDDVDGECCLLCHSSAAGDWVNCGICGEWAHFGCDRRPGLGAFKDYAKTDGLEYICPQCSISNFKKKLQKTTNGYP; via the exons ATGATGTTTCATGTTCAAGGACCTTTAAAACACACTTGTAGCCTCCTTGCAGTCTTATGTGGTAGAACTTCAGGGGACAGGCAAAAGCAAAATGCAGATGATGGTCTAGGATATCCCTTCCCAGAGATTGCTTCTTCCGGGCGTTTAGAG GTTCAAACTCTGACCAATCCGAGTGTAGAAGAGTTCCATAAAAttcttaattcattcaagccaaATTTTGTGTACTTGCAAGGAGAACACCTTCCAAACGATGAAGTTGGATCTCTGGTGTGGGCAGGTGTTGACTTGTCCACTGCTGAATCTATAGATGGGCTCTTTGGCACCACATTGCCAACCACT GTTTATTTGGAGCTGCCTGATGGTGAAAAGTTAGCAGAGTCTCTTCATTCTAAG GGGATTCCTTATGTGATATATTGGAAGAATAAATTTTCTCGTTATGCTGCTTGCCATTTTAGGCATGCATTATTTTCAGTTGTACAAAG TTCACCTAGCCATACATGGGATGCTTTCCAGCTTGCTTATTCTTCCTTTAGACTTTACTGTGTAAGAAGCAACTTTATGCTTCCAGCTACTGGCCAGAAAAGTAATGATAAGCTGGGTCCATGCCTTCTTGGGGAACCTCCAAAAATCAGTGTTATTCAACCTGAGATGGCTACTGGGGATGATGAAAGCTCTCAGGATGATTTGCCTGCTATAAAgatatatgatgatgatgttagTGTGAAGTTTCTACTTTGTGGAGTGGCATCCACTTTG GATGCTGGCCTATTAGGATCTATTGAAGATGGCCTCAATGCTCTTTTGAGTATTGAA ATTCGAGGAAGTAAACTTCATAACCGGGTTAG TGCTGTACCTCCACCTCTTCAAGCAGGTACAATTTCCCGGGGTGTTGTGACCATGCGGTGTGATATATCAACGTGTAGTTCTGCCCACATCTCACTTCTGGTCTCGGGCAGTGCAGAAACTTGCTTTGATGATCAG CTCTTAGAGAATCACATAAAGGGCGAAGTGATTGAAAAGAACCAGCTAGTCCATGCAGTGCCAATCTGTGAGGGAATTAAGAAACGTTTGTCAGAACCTCGTACATCTACTTCAATAGCTTGTGGGGCAACAGTATTTGAAGTTTGCATGAGGGTCCCTACATGGGCTTCACAG GGATTAGCTGTTGCTTCATTTCAGAAAGATGATGCAGATAGACTTCTTTTCATCTGCAGTAAGCAGGGGAAAGATTCAAGTCTAAGCAACTCCTATTCTGGTATCTCTGCTAGTTGGCTGAGATCACCTGCTCCTAGTAGAAAGAGGTCTGCGATATGCCTGCAAGCAAGTTCAGGCTCTCATAATGATTTGGTTTCTGGAACCCAAAAAGCTGCCAGAAGGGAAGATGAGGATATGGATAATGGATTGAAACACAGAAGTAACATGCACCTCGGACCTGTTAGACAAAAGCTGAAAGTTGCGGCAATGAGGCCTATTCCTCATATTCGTCACCGGAAAATGCTACCGTTTTCTGCAACAGCCGAGGCAGATTGGCATGATAGAGGCCAAATAAAGGCTAATTCCTTGCCCGCTCCTTCATTGAAGCACAATTTGATGGGATCAACTCCCGTCTCTCATCgcaaatcaaattcaaattcatttcaGGCTAAACAGATGATTTCATTGAATCCTCTGCCCCTGAAGAAACATGATTGTGACAGAAGCCCAATTCACGTCTGCTCTGAG gaGGAGTTTCTTAAAGATGTAATGCAGTTTTTAATTCTTCGAGGACATACCCGTCTTGTTCCTCAGGGTGGGCTGGCAGAGTTCCCTGATGCTATCCTTAATGCAAAACGCCTGGATCTCTTCAACTTGTATAGGGAG GTTGTCTCAAGAGGTGGCTTTCACGTCGGCAATGGAATCAATTGGAAAGGACAGGTCTTCTCAAAGATGCGAAATCACACAGTGACAAATAGAATGACT GGTGTTGGGAACACACTAAAAAGACATTATGAAACTTACCTTCTGGAGTACGAGTTGGCTCACGACGATGTAGATGGAGAGTGCTGCTTGTTATGTCACAG TAGTGCAGCAGGCGACTGGGTGAACTGCGGTATTTGTGGCGAGTGGGCACATTTTGGTTGTGACAGAAGGCCGGGCCTCGGTGCCTTTAAG GATTATGCCAAAACAGATGGATTGGAGTACATTTGTCCCCAGTGCAGCATCTCAAATTTTAAGAAGAAATTGCAGAAAACAACGAATGGATATCCATAA
- the LOC127793912 gene encoding AT-rich interactive domain-containing protein 4-like isoform X5 — protein MKVYLELPDGEKLAESLHSKGIPYVIYWKNKFSRYAACHFRHALFSVVQSSPSHTWDAFQLAYSSFRLYCVRSNFMLPATGQKSNDKLGPCLLGEPPKISVIQPEMATGDDESSQDDLPAIKIYDDDVSVKFLLCGVASTLDAGLLGSIEDGLNALLSIEIRGSKLHNRVSAVPPPLQAGTISRGVVTMRCDISTCSSAHISLLVSGSAETCFDDQLLENHIKGEVIEKNQLVHAVPICEGIKKRLSEPRTSTSIACGATVFEVCMRVPTWASQVLRQLAPDVSYHSLVALGIAGFQGLAVASFQKDDADRLLFICSKQGKDSSLSNSYSGISASWLRSPAPSRKRSAICLQASSGSHNDLVSGTQKAARREDEDMDNGLKHRSNMHLGPVRQKLKVAAMRPIPHIRHRKMLPFSATAEADWHDRGQIKANSLPAPSLKHNLMGSTPVSHRKSNSNSFQAKQMISLNPLPLKKHDCDRSPIHVCSEEEFLKDVMQFLILRGHTRLVPQGGLAEFPDAILNAKRLDLFNLYREVVSRGGFHVGNGINWKGQVFSKMRNHTVTNRMTGVGNTLKRHYETYLLEYELAHDDVDGECCLLCHSSAAGDWVNCGICGEWAHFGCDRRPGLGAFKDYAKTDGLEYICPQCSISNFKKKLQKTTNGYP, from the exons ATGAAGGTTTATTTGGAGCTGCCTGATGGTGAAAAGTTAGCAGAGTCTCTTCATTCTAAG GGGATTCCTTATGTGATATATTGGAAGAATAAATTTTCTCGTTATGCTGCTTGCCATTTTAGGCATGCATTATTTTCAGTTGTACAAAG TTCACCTAGCCATACATGGGATGCTTTCCAGCTTGCTTATTCTTCCTTTAGACTTTACTGTGTAAGAAGCAACTTTATGCTTCCAGCTACTGGCCAGAAAAGTAATGATAAGCTGGGTCCATGCCTTCTTGGGGAACCTCCAAAAATCAGTGTTATTCAACCTGAGATGGCTACTGGGGATGATGAAAGCTCTCAGGATGATTTGCCTGCTATAAAgatatatgatgatgatgttagTGTGAAGTTTCTACTTTGTGGAGTGGCATCCACTTTG GATGCTGGCCTATTAGGATCTATTGAAGATGGCCTCAATGCTCTTTTGAGTATTGAA ATTCGAGGAAGTAAACTTCATAACCGGGTTAG TGCTGTACCTCCACCTCTTCAAGCAGGTACAATTTCCCGGGGTGTTGTGACCATGCGGTGTGATATATCAACGTGTAGTTCTGCCCACATCTCACTTCTGGTCTCGGGCAGTGCAGAAACTTGCTTTGATGATCAG CTCTTAGAGAATCACATAAAGGGCGAAGTGATTGAAAAGAACCAGCTAGTCCATGCAGTGCCAATCTGTGAGGGAATTAAGAAACGTTTGTCAGAACCTCGTACATCTACTTCAATAGCTTGTGGGGCAACAGTATTTGAAGTTTGCATGAGGGTCCCTACATGGGCTTCACAG GTCTTGAGGCAGCTAGCACCAGATGTTTCGTATCATAGTTTAGTTGCACTTGGAATTGCTGGCTTTCAGGGATTAGCTGTTGCTTCATTTCAGAAAGATGATGCAGATAGACTTCTTTTCATCTGCAGTAAGCAGGGGAAAGATTCAAGTCTAAGCAACTCCTATTCTGGTATCTCTGCTAGTTGGCTGAGATCACCTGCTCCTAGTAGAAAGAGGTCTGCGATATGCCTGCAAGCAAGTTCAGGCTCTCATAATGATTTGGTTTCTGGAACCCAAAAAGCTGCCAGAAGGGAAGATGAGGATATGGATAATGGATTGAAACACAGAAGTAACATGCACCTCGGACCTGTTAGACAAAAGCTGAAAGTTGCGGCAATGAGGCCTATTCCTCATATTCGTCACCGGAAAATGCTACCGTTTTCTGCAACAGCCGAGGCAGATTGGCATGATAGAGGCCAAATAAAGGCTAATTCCTTGCCCGCTCCTTCATTGAAGCACAATTTGATGGGATCAACTCCCGTCTCTCATCgcaaatcaaattcaaattcatttcaGGCTAAACAGATGATTTCATTGAATCCTCTGCCCCTGAAGAAACATGATTGTGACAGAAGCCCAATTCACGTCTGCTCTGAG gaGGAGTTTCTTAAAGATGTAATGCAGTTTTTAATTCTTCGAGGACATACCCGTCTTGTTCCTCAGGGTGGGCTGGCAGAGTTCCCTGATGCTATCCTTAATGCAAAACGCCTGGATCTCTTCAACTTGTATAGGGAG GTTGTCTCAAGAGGTGGCTTTCACGTCGGCAATGGAATCAATTGGAAAGGACAGGTCTTCTCAAAGATGCGAAATCACACAGTGACAAATAGAATGACT GGTGTTGGGAACACACTAAAAAGACATTATGAAACTTACCTTCTGGAGTACGAGTTGGCTCACGACGATGTAGATGGAGAGTGCTGCTTGTTATGTCACAG TAGTGCAGCAGGCGACTGGGTGAACTGCGGTATTTGTGGCGAGTGGGCACATTTTGGTTGTGACAGAAGGCCGGGCCTCGGTGCCTTTAAG GATTATGCCAAAACAGATGGATTGGAGTACATTTGTCCCCAGTGCAGCATCTCAAATTTTAAGAAGAAATTGCAGAAAACAACGAATGGATATCCATAA
- the LOC127793912 gene encoding AT-rich interactive domain-containing protein 4-like isoform X4 → MIEDIYSSRISWVYLELPDGEKLAESLHSKGIPYVIYWKNKFSRYAACHFRHALFSVVQSSPSHTWDAFQLAYSSFRLYCVRSNFMLPATGQKSNDKLGPCLLGEPPKISVIQPEMATGDDESSQDDLPAIKIYDDDVSVKFLLCGVASTLDAGLLGSIEDGLNALLSIEIRGSKLHNRVSAVPPPLQAGTISRGVVTMRCDISTCSSAHISLLVSGSAETCFDDQLLENHIKGEVIEKNQLVHAVPICEGIKKRLSEPRTSTSIACGATVFEVCMRVPTWASQVLRQLAPDVSYHSLVALGIAGFQGLAVASFQKDDADRLLFICSKQGKDSSLSNSYSGISASWLRSPAPSRKRSAICLQASSGSHNDLVSGTQKAARREDEDMDNGLKHRSNMHLGPVRQKLKVAAMRPIPHIRHRKMLPFSATAEADWHDRGQIKANSLPAPSLKHNLMGSTPVSHRKSNSNSFQAKQMISLNPLPLKKHDCDRSPIHVCSEEEFLKDVMQFLILRGHTRLVPQGGLAEFPDAILNAKRLDLFNLYREVVSRGGFHVGNGINWKGQVFSKMRNHTVTNRMTGVGNTLKRHYETYLLEYELAHDDVDGECCLLCHSSAAGDWVNCGICGEWAHFGCDRRPGLGAFKDYAKTDGLEYICPQCSISNFKKKLQKTTNGYP, encoded by the exons atgatcgAAGATATTTACAGTTCCCGAATCTCGTGG GTTTATTTGGAGCTGCCTGATGGTGAAAAGTTAGCAGAGTCTCTTCATTCTAAG GGGATTCCTTATGTGATATATTGGAAGAATAAATTTTCTCGTTATGCTGCTTGCCATTTTAGGCATGCATTATTTTCAGTTGTACAAAG TTCACCTAGCCATACATGGGATGCTTTCCAGCTTGCTTATTCTTCCTTTAGACTTTACTGTGTAAGAAGCAACTTTATGCTTCCAGCTACTGGCCAGAAAAGTAATGATAAGCTGGGTCCATGCCTTCTTGGGGAACCTCCAAAAATCAGTGTTATTCAACCTGAGATGGCTACTGGGGATGATGAAAGCTCTCAGGATGATTTGCCTGCTATAAAgatatatgatgatgatgttagTGTGAAGTTTCTACTTTGTGGAGTGGCATCCACTTTG GATGCTGGCCTATTAGGATCTATTGAAGATGGCCTCAATGCTCTTTTGAGTATTGAA ATTCGAGGAAGTAAACTTCATAACCGGGTTAG TGCTGTACCTCCACCTCTTCAAGCAGGTACAATTTCCCGGGGTGTTGTGACCATGCGGTGTGATATATCAACGTGTAGTTCTGCCCACATCTCACTTCTGGTCTCGGGCAGTGCAGAAACTTGCTTTGATGATCAG CTCTTAGAGAATCACATAAAGGGCGAAGTGATTGAAAAGAACCAGCTAGTCCATGCAGTGCCAATCTGTGAGGGAATTAAGAAACGTTTGTCAGAACCTCGTACATCTACTTCAATAGCTTGTGGGGCAACAGTATTTGAAGTTTGCATGAGGGTCCCTACATGGGCTTCACAG GTCTTGAGGCAGCTAGCACCAGATGTTTCGTATCATAGTTTAGTTGCACTTGGAATTGCTGGCTTTCAGGGATTAGCTGTTGCTTCATTTCAGAAAGATGATGCAGATAGACTTCTTTTCATCTGCAGTAAGCAGGGGAAAGATTCAAGTCTAAGCAACTCCTATTCTGGTATCTCTGCTAGTTGGCTGAGATCACCTGCTCCTAGTAGAAAGAGGTCTGCGATATGCCTGCAAGCAAGTTCAGGCTCTCATAATGATTTGGTTTCTGGAACCCAAAAAGCTGCCAGAAGGGAAGATGAGGATATGGATAATGGATTGAAACACAGAAGTAACATGCACCTCGGACCTGTTAGACAAAAGCTGAAAGTTGCGGCAATGAGGCCTATTCCTCATATTCGTCACCGGAAAATGCTACCGTTTTCTGCAACAGCCGAGGCAGATTGGCATGATAGAGGCCAAATAAAGGCTAATTCCTTGCCCGCTCCTTCATTGAAGCACAATTTGATGGGATCAACTCCCGTCTCTCATCgcaaatcaaattcaaattcatttcaGGCTAAACAGATGATTTCATTGAATCCTCTGCCCCTGAAGAAACATGATTGTGACAGAAGCCCAATTCACGTCTGCTCTGAG gaGGAGTTTCTTAAAGATGTAATGCAGTTTTTAATTCTTCGAGGACATACCCGTCTTGTTCCTCAGGGTGGGCTGGCAGAGTTCCCTGATGCTATCCTTAATGCAAAACGCCTGGATCTCTTCAACTTGTATAGGGAG GTTGTCTCAAGAGGTGGCTTTCACGTCGGCAATGGAATCAATTGGAAAGGACAGGTCTTCTCAAAGATGCGAAATCACACAGTGACAAATAGAATGACT GGTGTTGGGAACACACTAAAAAGACATTATGAAACTTACCTTCTGGAGTACGAGTTGGCTCACGACGATGTAGATGGAGAGTGCTGCTTGTTATGTCACAG TAGTGCAGCAGGCGACTGGGTGAACTGCGGTATTTGTGGCGAGTGGGCACATTTTGGTTGTGACAGAAGGCCGGGCCTCGGTGCCTTTAAG GATTATGCCAAAACAGATGGATTGGAGTACATTTGTCCCCAGTGCAGCATCTCAAATTTTAAGAAGAAATTGCAGAAAACAACGAATGGATATCCATAA
- the LOC127793912 gene encoding AT-rich interactive domain-containing protein 4-like isoform X3, with translation MISSGIVCFAGNTKSNRETKRKENDRRYLQFPNLVYLELPDGEKLAESLHSKGIPYVIYWKNKFSRYAACHFRHALFSVVQSSPSHTWDAFQLAYSSFRLYCVRSNFMLPATGQKSNDKLGPCLLGEPPKISVIQPEMATGDDESSQDDLPAIKIYDDDVSVKFLLCGVASTLDAGLLGSIEDGLNALLSIEIRGSKLHNRVSAVPPPLQAGTISRGVVTMRCDISTCSSAHISLLVSGSAETCFDDQLLENHIKGEVIEKNQLVHAVPICEGIKKRLSEPRTSTSIACGATVFEVCMRVPTWASQVLRQLAPDVSYHSLVALGIAGFQGLAVASFQKDDADRLLFICSKQGKDSSLSNSYSGISASWLRSPAPSRKRSAICLQASSGSHNDLVSGTQKAARREDEDMDNGLKHRSNMHLGPVRQKLKVAAMRPIPHIRHRKMLPFSATAEADWHDRGQIKANSLPAPSLKHNLMGSTPVSHRKSNSNSFQAKQMISLNPLPLKKHDCDRSPIHVCSEEEFLKDVMQFLILRGHTRLVPQGGLAEFPDAILNAKRLDLFNLYREVVSRGGFHVGNGINWKGQVFSKMRNHTVTNRMTGVGNTLKRHYETYLLEYELAHDDVDGECCLLCHSSAAGDWVNCGICGEWAHFGCDRRPGLGAFKDYAKTDGLEYICPQCSISNFKKKLQKTTNGYP, from the exons ATGATATCGAGCGGAATTGTTTGTTTTGCCGGAAACACGAAATCGAATCGTGAaacgaaaagaaaagaaaatgatcgAAGATATTTACAGTTCCCGAATCTC GTTTATTTGGAGCTGCCTGATGGTGAAAAGTTAGCAGAGTCTCTTCATTCTAAG GGGATTCCTTATGTGATATATTGGAAGAATAAATTTTCTCGTTATGCTGCTTGCCATTTTAGGCATGCATTATTTTCAGTTGTACAAAG TTCACCTAGCCATACATGGGATGCTTTCCAGCTTGCTTATTCTTCCTTTAGACTTTACTGTGTAAGAAGCAACTTTATGCTTCCAGCTACTGGCCAGAAAAGTAATGATAAGCTGGGTCCATGCCTTCTTGGGGAACCTCCAAAAATCAGTGTTATTCAACCTGAGATGGCTACTGGGGATGATGAAAGCTCTCAGGATGATTTGCCTGCTATAAAgatatatgatgatgatgttagTGTGAAGTTTCTACTTTGTGGAGTGGCATCCACTTTG GATGCTGGCCTATTAGGATCTATTGAAGATGGCCTCAATGCTCTTTTGAGTATTGAA ATTCGAGGAAGTAAACTTCATAACCGGGTTAG TGCTGTACCTCCACCTCTTCAAGCAGGTACAATTTCCCGGGGTGTTGTGACCATGCGGTGTGATATATCAACGTGTAGTTCTGCCCACATCTCACTTCTGGTCTCGGGCAGTGCAGAAACTTGCTTTGATGATCAG CTCTTAGAGAATCACATAAAGGGCGAAGTGATTGAAAAGAACCAGCTAGTCCATGCAGTGCCAATCTGTGAGGGAATTAAGAAACGTTTGTCAGAACCTCGTACATCTACTTCAATAGCTTGTGGGGCAACAGTATTTGAAGTTTGCATGAGGGTCCCTACATGGGCTTCACAG GTCTTGAGGCAGCTAGCACCAGATGTTTCGTATCATAGTTTAGTTGCACTTGGAATTGCTGGCTTTCAGGGATTAGCTGTTGCTTCATTTCAGAAAGATGATGCAGATAGACTTCTTTTCATCTGCAGTAAGCAGGGGAAAGATTCAAGTCTAAGCAACTCCTATTCTGGTATCTCTGCTAGTTGGCTGAGATCACCTGCTCCTAGTAGAAAGAGGTCTGCGATATGCCTGCAAGCAAGTTCAGGCTCTCATAATGATTTGGTTTCTGGAACCCAAAAAGCTGCCAGAAGGGAAGATGAGGATATGGATAATGGATTGAAACACAGAAGTAACATGCACCTCGGACCTGTTAGACAAAAGCTGAAAGTTGCGGCAATGAGGCCTATTCCTCATATTCGTCACCGGAAAATGCTACCGTTTTCTGCAACAGCCGAGGCAGATTGGCATGATAGAGGCCAAATAAAGGCTAATTCCTTGCCCGCTCCTTCATTGAAGCACAATTTGATGGGATCAACTCCCGTCTCTCATCgcaaatcaaattcaaattcatttcaGGCTAAACAGATGATTTCATTGAATCCTCTGCCCCTGAAGAAACATGATTGTGACAGAAGCCCAATTCACGTCTGCTCTGAG gaGGAGTTTCTTAAAGATGTAATGCAGTTTTTAATTCTTCGAGGACATACCCGTCTTGTTCCTCAGGGTGGGCTGGCAGAGTTCCCTGATGCTATCCTTAATGCAAAACGCCTGGATCTCTTCAACTTGTATAGGGAG GTTGTCTCAAGAGGTGGCTTTCACGTCGGCAATGGAATCAATTGGAAAGGACAGGTCTTCTCAAAGATGCGAAATCACACAGTGACAAATAGAATGACT GGTGTTGGGAACACACTAAAAAGACATTATGAAACTTACCTTCTGGAGTACGAGTTGGCTCACGACGATGTAGATGGAGAGTGCTGCTTGTTATGTCACAG TAGTGCAGCAGGCGACTGGGTGAACTGCGGTATTTGTGGCGAGTGGGCACATTTTGGTTGTGACAGAAGGCCGGGCCTCGGTGCCTTTAAG GATTATGCCAAAACAGATGGATTGGAGTACATTTGTCCCCAGTGCAGCATCTCAAATTTTAAGAAGAAATTGCAGAAAACAACGAATGGATATCCATAA